GTATTGTTGATTATATGTTTGATGAGTATGCTAAAGGGCGTACGCCAAATCCAGATGTGCTTTGCAATCGAGAAATAAAATTTGATGTTTTTATGAAGATCGCGCTGCAATTGGGAGCAGATTATGTTGCTACTGGGCATTACTGTAAAAAAGGAATTATTAAAAATAGTGATGGTTCAGAAACGTATCAGCTTTTAGCGGGAGAAGATCCTAATAAAGATCAATCATACTTTTTGTGTCAGTTGTCACAAGAACAGTTGGCGAAAACGCTATTTCCTGTAGGGGAGTTATTAAAACCTGAGGTTCGTAGAATTGCTGCGGCAAATGAATTGATTACGGCTGATAAAAAAGACTCGCAAGGACTTTGTTTTATTGGAAAAGTACGTTTGCCCGATTTTTTACAACAAAAATTAAAACCGAAAAAAGGAGTAATTATAGAGGTTCCTTCAACGATAGCGCACTTTCAAGAAGCGCCTACTGAGTTTTTAAATAAAAATGAAGAATTAGCCTATTTTGCGAAGAAACCAATTTATCATCTAACAGATGGTAAAGTAGTAGGGAACCATCAAGGAGCTCATTATTTTACCAAAGGACAACGTAAAGGCTTAGATGTTGGTGGTACTAAAGAACCTTTGTTTGTTATAGAAACAGATGTTGATGAAAATATTATTTATACAGGTCAAGGTAAAGCCCATCCAGGTTTGTATAGAAGAACCTTATTTGTTTCAGATGCAGAATTGCACTGGGTACGAACAGATCTAGCACTTAAAATGGATGATTCTTTACAAGTACTGGCGCGTATACGTTACCGCCAAGAATTGCAGAAAGCAACATTATATAAAGTTGAAGGGGGTATGTATGTAGATTTTGAAGAAAAACAATCTGCTATAACCGAAGGGCAATTTGTAGCTTGGTATCTAAAAGATGATCTGATAGGTTCTGGTGTAATTTCATAAACTATGCAAAATAGAATTACAGAATTATTTGATATTCAATATCCTATTATCCAAGGAGGTATGATTTGGGCCAGTGGATGGCGTTTAGCCTCTGCTGTTTCTAACGCCGGAGGCTTGGGTATTATTGGTGCCGGGTCTATGTATCCGGAGGTCCTGCGAGAACATATTCTTAAATGTCAAAATGCTACTGATAAACCCTTTGCAGTTAATATTCCCATGTTATATCCAGATTTGGAGCAACTCATGAATATTATTGTTGAGTTGGGAGTGAAAATAGTATTTACCTCTGCTGGGAATCCTAAAACGTGGACTTCTTTTTTCAAGGAAAAAGGCATTACCGTAGTGCATGTAGTGAGTAGTGTAAAATTTGCATTGAAAGCGCAAGAAGCAGGAGTAGATGCTATTGTAGCCGAAGGTTTTGAAGCTGGAGGTCATAATGGAAGAGATGAAACAACGACCTTAACCCTTATTCCTTCCGTAAAAGAAAAAATTTCTATTCCAGTAATAGCTGCAGGGGGTATTGCTACAGGTAGTGCTATGCTTGCAGTTATGGTTTTAGGAGCAGATGGAGTGCAAGTGGGGAGTCGGTTTGTAGCAAGTACGGAAGCGTCATCACATCAAGCTTTTAAAGAGAAAGTAGTTGAAATAGGAGAAGGCGATACACATTTGACTTTAAAGGAACTAGCGCCAGTACGTTTGATAAAAAATACATTTTACGAGGAGGTGCAACGTACATATGCAGATGGCGCTACCAAAGATGATTTAGTCGCTCTTTTAGGAAGAGCACGTGCCAAACGCGGTATGTTTGAAGGAGATATGGAAGCGGGTGAATTAGAAATTGGCCAAGTATCGT
This genomic stretch from Cellulophaga algicola DSM 14237 harbors:
- the mnmA gene encoding tRNA 2-thiouridine(34) synthase MnmA, which translates into the protein MKKVVVGLSGGVDSSVAAYLLKEQGYEVIGLFMKNWHDDTVTISDECPWLEDSNDAMIVAEKLGIPFQTVDLSAEYKERIVDYMFDEYAKGRTPNPDVLCNREIKFDVFMKIALQLGADYVATGHYCKKGIIKNSDGSETYQLLAGEDPNKDQSYFLCQLSQEQLAKTLFPVGELLKPEVRRIAAANELITADKKDSQGLCFIGKVRLPDFLQQKLKPKKGVIIEVPSTIAHFQEAPTEFLNKNEELAYFAKKPIYHLTDGKVVGNHQGAHYFTKGQRKGLDVGGTKEPLFVIETDVDENIIYTGQGKAHPGLYRRTLFVSDAELHWVRTDLALKMDDSLQVLARIRYRQELQKATLYKVEGGMYVDFEEKQSAITEGQFVAWYLKDDLIGSGVIS
- a CDS encoding NAD(P)H-dependent flavin oxidoreductase yields the protein MQNRITELFDIQYPIIQGGMIWASGWRLASAVSNAGGLGIIGAGSMYPEVLREHILKCQNATDKPFAVNIPMLYPDLEQLMNIIVELGVKIVFTSAGNPKTWTSFFKEKGITVVHVVSSVKFALKAQEAGVDAIVAEGFEAGGHNGRDETTTLTLIPSVKEKISIPVIAAGGIATGSAMLAVMVLGADGVQVGSRFVASTEASSHQAFKEKVVEIGEGDTHLTLKELAPVRLIKNTFYEEVQRTYADGATKDDLVALLGRARAKRGMFEGDMEAGELEIGQVSSLIHDIKPAKIIVEDMVREFEAAKERVRTI